The following proteins come from a genomic window of Cydia pomonella isolate Wapato2018A chromosome 28, ilCydPomo1, whole genome shotgun sequence:
- the LOC133533108 gene encoding uncharacterized protein LOC133533108 isoform X2 gives MWAPAAAGAGAALAALLALLALRACRHSKRHKQVHVVCGAPRPPRAAPSHTHPHLYPAPPPPAAPPPSSPPPARRTEARLLHAPADDDKAPPPQIIIVPNTSQDQTPGPSEPYKGPKIPLPEQWLIKKPFDYKYSNIPRPLVQIKSDLGSELTQESRAKKYSATRSPSLEKDEKSPFFTRGPEEVFGFDAEVVKKVNETEVDIDVDMDKPVTPKEERSDMSPSNLRRFRSVSTRLNICSVNENPHLEGQQQRLEMQNSPRVLDCSVKDKSKFDFSPKLLTDCMSSPRFFTPPEAVTPMFFAEPSPKSVYYDTVRSPKFFPETPKEADVPQSPRTLGDHLNRNPPEKPSSPRVLSARPSPKIHSCNKENYFTFDAALPEEGAARMSPRPRRYGGRNSLEKERYTPPADKEAKRYRRHNSCDTNYKNIELNISKCEETEEVNKDVVDCCAKMETLEIETKEERNELTPNPNTAQARRQRLKSISLDSDNAKIIEQNLGLPIAKQMKDQMNEAYKNDVSASCESMERHLKTPPSDQPVFKFEEEPVKDKTSEEDEPKSPDLKKKTLRQSSDTQSFLDMPRFSPKEFEITVTTEEGSTSSAETQTKRKGKNLRNLTIDLTKRDSDLEKELLEFEKLYTNAEEKKVKTPTLKVKATSLDSSESVNLSLPQKKTLDVPQNSISVPNTPKRQLIRILAQKNIKHDSGSKSAEQRRLYMKGQDSGIFLREHHANLMLYQPGPSRRTMGSFDENMSDFAENPPEINVSGPSYHQESGQTLGSNLLNYKQNLSVSSTNLKTLPEGVTSDDFEPSEEDEKFAKKLHRRNSNQSLMLSTHSLQSSNCSLNSSGASCHNLTTVRTSMSNFSLTSDSRKKLSLDRRDSNTSINAEHLTPTTRVICSSNTNVSGESKNCLLQRRGSNNSLTLNILPNNTLSRHSSNSSLNKDAKPGQKKGLLERRSSNTSLTLNINNSNPQLSVNRSLSISNYNLNGSTCNLSRYNSNQSIDNPPEKKGILERRSSNTSLTLNIQPQEPRDIEIDERLIDSNLKELPHRDKHRKSLSTENLIPMSYKTRMRRTGENKCVGFGSHDNLWSNSYSTDECPQNLTYVCGDQENEIIYAFGRQEDPNFQQGFVRNITTKPLSPQSTSEDFRLYLANMQHLQNASSVLTRQQLRDLNDVFQNGYSKVKCHSATEGQHCCSNKVDADLTKENPQMMIPDVSHPCSEYQKTLLRNLHQEFWDMPTNFQEKPIVSGSHPKNRYKTILPNEHSRFILKSDAAMAGEGYINANFIKGHEYTKNCYIATQGPLQNTVYDFWKMVHQNCSHTTSQGIQKVVMLTNFIENNRQKCEKYFPLEINEEMVFKCPDSEVGSSFKIKNTGLIKKPGYTIRNLNVCCENESVTVYHYWFHNWADHKCPKDVNALLNLSLDVLKETTYSFDDSDSDLCQCASPKKDSKFVFPPSDDSVDVSVSVSTPIDFSKENMSPATIVHCSAGIGRTGCLIAILNGIKQLSIEQKVDVLGIVCNMRLNRGGMVQNSEQYELIHKVLCVFEQTCLPSL, from the exons ATGTGGGCTCCCGCCGcggccggcgcgggcgccgcgctcgccgcgctgctggcgctgCTGGCTCTACGCGCGTGCCGACACAGCAAGCGGCACAAGCAG GTGCACGTAGTGTGCGGAGCGCCTCGCCCCCCTCGCGCCGCCCCCTCCCACACGCACCCGCACCTGTACCCGGCGCCGCCCCCTCCCGCCGCCCCTCCCCCCTCCTCCCCGCCCCCCGCGCGCCGCACCGAGGCCCGCCTGCTCCACGCGCCGGCCGACGACGACAAAGCTCCCCCTCCACAAATCATCATAGTCCCCAACACTTCCCAGGACCAAACTCCCGGACCTTCCGAGCCCTACAAGGGCCCTAAAATACCCCTTCCTGAACAGTGGCTCATAAAGAAACCTTTCGACTACAAATATTCGAACATCCCCAGACCCCTAGTCCAGATCAAGTCGGATTTAGGAAGCGAGTTGACGCAAGAATCTCGAGCGAAAAAATATAGCGCGACGCGCTCACCTTCGCTGGAAAAAGACGAGAAAAGTCCGTTTTTTACCAGGGGACCCGAAGAGGTCTTCGGATTTGACGCGGAAGTCGTTAAAAAAGTTAACGAAACGGAGGTTGACATAGACGTAGATATGGATAAGCCTGTCACTCCTAAAGAGGAGAGGAGCGATATGTCACCGAGTAATTTACGCCGATTCAGGTCCGTCAGCACGAGACTGAATATATGCAGTGTCAACGAAAACCCTCATCTAGAGGGACAGCAGCAGAGACTAGAAATGCAGAATTCTCCCAGAGTTCTCGACTGCTCTGTGAAAGATAAGTCAAAATTTGACTTCTCTCCCAAACTTTTAACTGACTGCATGAGCTCTCCTAGATTCTTCACGCCTCCCGAAGCGGTCACACCTATGTTCTTCGCCGAACCTTCACCTAAATCTGTCTATTACGATACCGTTAGGTCTCCCAAATTCTTCCCCGAAACGCCTAAAGAGGCCGATGTTCCACAGTCACCTAGGACTCTTGGAGATCATTTGAATAGAAACCCTCCGGAGAAACCTAGCTCACCTAGAGTGTTGAGCGCGAGACCTAGCCCTAAAATCCATAGCTGCAACAAGGAGAATTATTTCACATTCGACGCAGCTTTGCCTGAAGAGGGCGCTGCTAGAATGTCTCCAAGACCTAGAAGATATGGCGGGAGAAACTCTTTAGAAAAGGAAAGATACACTCCTCCAGCAGACAAAGAAGCCAAGCGATATCGCAGACACAATAGTTGCGATacaaactacaaaaatatagaacTGAATATATCAAAATGCGAGGAAACTGAAGAGGTTAATAAAGACGTAGTAGATTGCTGTGCCAAAATGGAAACATTAGAAATAGAAACGAAAGAAGAGCGAAACGAATTGACCCCTAATCCGAACACCGCGCAAGCCAGACGACAGAGACTCAAATCGATATCTCTAGACTCCGACAATGCTaaaattattgaacaaaatCTTGGTCTGCCTATAGCTAAGCAGATGAAAGACCAAATGAATGAAGCTTATAAGAATGATGTGAGCGCCTCATGTGAAAGCATGGAAAGGCATCTCAAAACACCGCCATCAGATCAACCTGTGTTTAAATTTGAGGAAGAGCCAGTAAAGGATAAAACGTCTGAAGAGGACGAACCGAAGAGTCCTGACTTAAAGAAGAAGACTTTACGCCAAAGCTCAGATACACAATCCTTTTTAGATATGCCCAGATTTTCGCCAAAAGAATTCGAAATTACAGTTACTACAGAAGAAGGTTCGACATCTTCAGCAGAAACTCAAACGAAACGAAAAGGAAAGAACTTAAGAAATCTAACAATAGACCTGACGAAACGGGATAGTGATTTAGAAAAAGAGCTATTAGAATTCGAAAAGTTATACACAAATGCTGAAGAAAAGAAGGTGAAAACACCTACTCTGAAAGTAAAAGCGACTTCTTTAGATTCCTCTGAATCTGTAAACTTGTCGTTACCACAGAAGAAAACTTTGGACGTCCCGCAGAATTCTATATCAGTACCTAACACGCCGAAACGCCAGTTGATAAGGATTTTAGCTCAGAAGAATATAAAGCATGATTCAGGGTCGAAAAGCGCGGAGCAACGCCGGCTTTACATGAAAGGTCAAGACAGTGGCATCTTTTTGCGTGAACACCATGCAAATCTGATGCTATACCAGCCTGGCCCGTCGCGTAGAACTATGGGCTCTTTTGACGAAAACATGTCAGACTTTGCTGAAAACCCGCCAGAAATCAACGTGTCTGGTCCGAGCTATCACCAAGAATCTGGCCAAACTTTAGGCTCAAATCTTCTCAACTATAAGCAGAATCTAAGCGTGTCTAGcactaatttaaaaacattgcCCGAAGGCGTCACTTCTGACGATTTCGAACCAAGTGAGGAGGATGAAAAATTTGCCAAGAAACTTCATAGAAGGAATTCTAACCAGAGTTTAATGCTCAGTACACATAGTTTGCAGAGTTCAAATTGTTCTTTAAATAGCTCCGGAGCTTCATGCCATAACTTAACGACTGTTAGAACAAGCATGTCGAACTTCAGCTTGACTTCAGATAGCAGAAAGAAACTGTCTTTAGACCGAAGAGATTCAAATACTTCAATAAATGCAGAACATCTCACACCAACTACTAGAGTCATCTGCTCATCAAATACGAATGTGTCTGGAGAATCCAAAAACTGCTTATTACAACGAAGGGGTTCCAACAACAGtttaactttaaatatattGCCAAATAACACTTTGAGCAGACATTCTAGCAACAGTTCTTTAAATAAAGACGCAAAACCTGGTCAAAAGAAGGGGCTTCTGGAACGGAGAAGCTCAAATACTTCGCTaactttaaacataaacaactcAAACCCACAGCTATCTGTGAACCGGAGCCTTAGTATATCGAACTATAATCTCAATGGCTCTACATGCAATTTAAGCCGGTATAATAGTAACCAAAGCATTGATAACCCTCCAGAGAAAAAGGGAATTTTAGAAAGAAGAAGTTCAAATACTTCTTTGACTTTAAACATACAACCACAAGAACCAAGAGACATAGAAATTGATGAGCGTCTTATAGATAGTAATCTAAAAGAGCTCCCACATAGAGATAAACATAGAAAATCTCTAAGCACGGAAAACTTAATACCAATGTCTTATAAAACTCGCATGCGACGAACTGGAGAAAACAAATGCGTTGGATTCGGTTCTCATGACAATCTATGGTCAAATTCTTATAGCACTGATGAATGTCCTCAAAATTTAACATATGTCTGTGGAGACCAAGAAAATGAGATCATATACGCTTTCGGAAGACAGGAAGATCCAAATTTCCAGCAAGGATTCGTTAGAAACATCACAACTAAACCTTTAAGTCCACAAAGTACGTCTGAAGACTTTAGACTTTATTTGGCAAATATGCAGCATCTTCAAAACGCGTCGAGCGTATTAACTAGACAACAATTAAGAGACTTAAATGACGTATTTCAGAATGGATATTCTAAAGTTAAATGTCATAGTGCGACGGAAGGGCAGCATTGCTGTTCTAATAAAGTTGATGCTGATTTGACAAAGGAAAACCCTCAGATGATGATACCTGACGTATCGCATCCTTGTTCGGAATACCAGAAAACTTTGCTAAGGAATTTACATCAGGAGTTTTGGGACATGCCGACAAACTTTCAGGAGAAGCCGATAGTTTCTGGGTCTCATCCGAAGAATAGATATAAGACTATTTTGCCGAATGAGCATTCGAGGTTTATACTGAAGTCTGATGCGGCGATGGCTGGCGAAGGATACATTAATGCCAATTTTATTAAG GGGCATGAATACACAAAGAACTGCTACATCGCCACTCAAGGCCCTCTCCAGAACACGGTTTACGATTTCTGGAAGATGGTGCATCAGAACTGCTCCCATACTACCTCCCAAGGCATCCAGAAAGTTGTCATGCTAACAAACTTCATAGAGAACAATCGACAGAAGTGCGAAAAATACTTCCCGTTAGAAATAAATGAAGAAATGGTCTTCAAATGTCCAGATTCAGAAGTGGGATCGAGCTTCAAAATCAAAAACACAGGTCTTATCAAAAAGCCTGGTTATACTATTCGGAACTTAAATGTGTGTTGTGAAAATGAATCAGTGACGGTGTACCATTATTGGTTCCATAATTGGGCGGACCATAAGTGCCCTAAAGATGTGAACGCGCTCTTAAATTTAAGTTTAGACGTTTTAAAAGAAACTACGTACAGTTTTGATGATAGTGACAGTGATTTGTGTCAGTGTGCGAGTCCGAAGAAGGATTCCAAGTTTGTGTTTCCACCTTCGGATGACTCTGTAGATGTAAGTGTAAGTGTATCAACTCCTATAGACTTTAGTAAAGAAAATATGTCACCGGCGACCATAGTTCACTGTTCTGCAGGTATTGGTCGTACAGGGTGTCTTATAGCTATTCTTAACGGTATAAAACAGCTAAGTATAGAACAGAAGGTTGATGTGCTGGGTATAGTTTGCAATATGAGGTTGAATCGAGGGGGTATGGTGCAGAATTCAGAACAATATGAACTCATACATAAAGTACTATGCGTTTTTGAACAGACATGCTTACCAAGCTTATAG
- the LOC133533108 gene encoding uncharacterized protein LOC133533108 isoform X1 encodes MEIESIEIESLVWIMYCSECERRTSAGRGGMWAPAAAGAGAALAALLALLALRACRHSKRHKQVHVVCGAPRPPRAAPSHTHPHLYPAPPPPAAPPPSSPPPARRTEARLLHAPADDDKAPPPQIIIVPNTSQDQTPGPSEPYKGPKIPLPEQWLIKKPFDYKYSNIPRPLVQIKSDLGSELTQESRAKKYSATRSPSLEKDEKSPFFTRGPEEVFGFDAEVVKKVNETEVDIDVDMDKPVTPKEERSDMSPSNLRRFRSVSTRLNICSVNENPHLEGQQQRLEMQNSPRVLDCSVKDKSKFDFSPKLLTDCMSSPRFFTPPEAVTPMFFAEPSPKSVYYDTVRSPKFFPETPKEADVPQSPRTLGDHLNRNPPEKPSSPRVLSARPSPKIHSCNKENYFTFDAALPEEGAARMSPRPRRYGGRNSLEKERYTPPADKEAKRYRRHNSCDTNYKNIELNISKCEETEEVNKDVVDCCAKMETLEIETKEERNELTPNPNTAQARRQRLKSISLDSDNAKIIEQNLGLPIAKQMKDQMNEAYKNDVSASCESMERHLKTPPSDQPVFKFEEEPVKDKTSEEDEPKSPDLKKKTLRQSSDTQSFLDMPRFSPKEFEITVTTEEGSTSSAETQTKRKGKNLRNLTIDLTKRDSDLEKELLEFEKLYTNAEEKKVKTPTLKVKATSLDSSESVNLSLPQKKTLDVPQNSISVPNTPKRQLIRILAQKNIKHDSGSKSAEQRRLYMKGQDSGIFLREHHANLMLYQPGPSRRTMGSFDENMSDFAENPPEINVSGPSYHQESGQTLGSNLLNYKQNLSVSSTNLKTLPEGVTSDDFEPSEEDEKFAKKLHRRNSNQSLMLSTHSLQSSNCSLNSSGASCHNLTTVRTSMSNFSLTSDSRKKLSLDRRDSNTSINAEHLTPTTRVICSSNTNVSGESKNCLLQRRGSNNSLTLNILPNNTLSRHSSNSSLNKDAKPGQKKGLLERRSSNTSLTLNINNSNPQLSVNRSLSISNYNLNGSTCNLSRYNSNQSIDNPPEKKGILERRSSNTSLTLNIQPQEPRDIEIDERLIDSNLKELPHRDKHRKSLSTENLIPMSYKTRMRRTGENKCVGFGSHDNLWSNSYSTDECPQNLTYVCGDQENEIIYAFGRQEDPNFQQGFVRNITTKPLSPQSTSEDFRLYLANMQHLQNASSVLTRQQLRDLNDVFQNGYSKVKCHSATEGQHCCSNKVDADLTKENPQMMIPDVSHPCSEYQKTLLRNLHQEFWDMPTNFQEKPIVSGSHPKNRYKTILPNEHSRFILKSDAAMAGEGYINANFIKGHEYTKNCYIATQGPLQNTVYDFWKMVHQNCSHTTSQGIQKVVMLTNFIENNRQKCEKYFPLEINEEMVFKCPDSEVGSSFKIKNTGLIKKPGYTIRNLNVCCENESVTVYHYWFHNWADHKCPKDVNALLNLSLDVLKETTYSFDDSDSDLCQCASPKKDSKFVFPPSDDSVDVSVSVSTPIDFSKENMSPATIVHCSAGIGRTGCLIAILNGIKQLSIEQKVDVLGIVCNMRLNRGGMVQNSEQYELIHKVLCVFEQTCLPSL; translated from the exons ATGTGAGCGTCGCACGAGTGCGGGCCGCGGCGGCATGTGGGCTCCCGCCGcggccggcgcgggcgccgcgctcgccgcgctgctggcgctgCTGGCTCTACGCGCGTGCCGACACAGCAAGCGGCACAAGCAG GTGCACGTAGTGTGCGGAGCGCCTCGCCCCCCTCGCGCCGCCCCCTCCCACACGCACCCGCACCTGTACCCGGCGCCGCCCCCTCCCGCCGCCCCTCCCCCCTCCTCCCCGCCCCCCGCGCGCCGCACCGAGGCCCGCCTGCTCCACGCGCCGGCCGACGACGACAAAGCTCCCCCTCCACAAATCATCATAGTCCCCAACACTTCCCAGGACCAAACTCCCGGACCTTCCGAGCCCTACAAGGGCCCTAAAATACCCCTTCCTGAACAGTGGCTCATAAAGAAACCTTTCGACTACAAATATTCGAACATCCCCAGACCCCTAGTCCAGATCAAGTCGGATTTAGGAAGCGAGTTGACGCAAGAATCTCGAGCGAAAAAATATAGCGCGACGCGCTCACCTTCGCTGGAAAAAGACGAGAAAAGTCCGTTTTTTACCAGGGGACCCGAAGAGGTCTTCGGATTTGACGCGGAAGTCGTTAAAAAAGTTAACGAAACGGAGGTTGACATAGACGTAGATATGGATAAGCCTGTCACTCCTAAAGAGGAGAGGAGCGATATGTCACCGAGTAATTTACGCCGATTCAGGTCCGTCAGCACGAGACTGAATATATGCAGTGTCAACGAAAACCCTCATCTAGAGGGACAGCAGCAGAGACTAGAAATGCAGAATTCTCCCAGAGTTCTCGACTGCTCTGTGAAAGATAAGTCAAAATTTGACTTCTCTCCCAAACTTTTAACTGACTGCATGAGCTCTCCTAGATTCTTCACGCCTCCCGAAGCGGTCACACCTATGTTCTTCGCCGAACCTTCACCTAAATCTGTCTATTACGATACCGTTAGGTCTCCCAAATTCTTCCCCGAAACGCCTAAAGAGGCCGATGTTCCACAGTCACCTAGGACTCTTGGAGATCATTTGAATAGAAACCCTCCGGAGAAACCTAGCTCACCTAGAGTGTTGAGCGCGAGACCTAGCCCTAAAATCCATAGCTGCAACAAGGAGAATTATTTCACATTCGACGCAGCTTTGCCTGAAGAGGGCGCTGCTAGAATGTCTCCAAGACCTAGAAGATATGGCGGGAGAAACTCTTTAGAAAAGGAAAGATACACTCCTCCAGCAGACAAAGAAGCCAAGCGATATCGCAGACACAATAGTTGCGATacaaactacaaaaatatagaacTGAATATATCAAAATGCGAGGAAACTGAAGAGGTTAATAAAGACGTAGTAGATTGCTGTGCCAAAATGGAAACATTAGAAATAGAAACGAAAGAAGAGCGAAACGAATTGACCCCTAATCCGAACACCGCGCAAGCCAGACGACAGAGACTCAAATCGATATCTCTAGACTCCGACAATGCTaaaattattgaacaaaatCTTGGTCTGCCTATAGCTAAGCAGATGAAAGACCAAATGAATGAAGCTTATAAGAATGATGTGAGCGCCTCATGTGAAAGCATGGAAAGGCATCTCAAAACACCGCCATCAGATCAACCTGTGTTTAAATTTGAGGAAGAGCCAGTAAAGGATAAAACGTCTGAAGAGGACGAACCGAAGAGTCCTGACTTAAAGAAGAAGACTTTACGCCAAAGCTCAGATACACAATCCTTTTTAGATATGCCCAGATTTTCGCCAAAAGAATTCGAAATTACAGTTACTACAGAAGAAGGTTCGACATCTTCAGCAGAAACTCAAACGAAACGAAAAGGAAAGAACTTAAGAAATCTAACAATAGACCTGACGAAACGGGATAGTGATTTAGAAAAAGAGCTATTAGAATTCGAAAAGTTATACACAAATGCTGAAGAAAAGAAGGTGAAAACACCTACTCTGAAAGTAAAAGCGACTTCTTTAGATTCCTCTGAATCTGTAAACTTGTCGTTACCACAGAAGAAAACTTTGGACGTCCCGCAGAATTCTATATCAGTACCTAACACGCCGAAACGCCAGTTGATAAGGATTTTAGCTCAGAAGAATATAAAGCATGATTCAGGGTCGAAAAGCGCGGAGCAACGCCGGCTTTACATGAAAGGTCAAGACAGTGGCATCTTTTTGCGTGAACACCATGCAAATCTGATGCTATACCAGCCTGGCCCGTCGCGTAGAACTATGGGCTCTTTTGACGAAAACATGTCAGACTTTGCTGAAAACCCGCCAGAAATCAACGTGTCTGGTCCGAGCTATCACCAAGAATCTGGCCAAACTTTAGGCTCAAATCTTCTCAACTATAAGCAGAATCTAAGCGTGTCTAGcactaatttaaaaacattgcCCGAAGGCGTCACTTCTGACGATTTCGAACCAAGTGAGGAGGATGAAAAATTTGCCAAGAAACTTCATAGAAGGAATTCTAACCAGAGTTTAATGCTCAGTACACATAGTTTGCAGAGTTCAAATTGTTCTTTAAATAGCTCCGGAGCTTCATGCCATAACTTAACGACTGTTAGAACAAGCATGTCGAACTTCAGCTTGACTTCAGATAGCAGAAAGAAACTGTCTTTAGACCGAAGAGATTCAAATACTTCAATAAATGCAGAACATCTCACACCAACTACTAGAGTCATCTGCTCATCAAATACGAATGTGTCTGGAGAATCCAAAAACTGCTTATTACAACGAAGGGGTTCCAACAACAGtttaactttaaatatattGCCAAATAACACTTTGAGCAGACATTCTAGCAACAGTTCTTTAAATAAAGACGCAAAACCTGGTCAAAAGAAGGGGCTTCTGGAACGGAGAAGCTCAAATACTTCGCTaactttaaacataaacaactcAAACCCACAGCTATCTGTGAACCGGAGCCTTAGTATATCGAACTATAATCTCAATGGCTCTACATGCAATTTAAGCCGGTATAATAGTAACCAAAGCATTGATAACCCTCCAGAGAAAAAGGGAATTTTAGAAAGAAGAAGTTCAAATACTTCTTTGACTTTAAACATACAACCACAAGAACCAAGAGACATAGAAATTGATGAGCGTCTTATAGATAGTAATCTAAAAGAGCTCCCACATAGAGATAAACATAGAAAATCTCTAAGCACGGAAAACTTAATACCAATGTCTTATAAAACTCGCATGCGACGAACTGGAGAAAACAAATGCGTTGGATTCGGTTCTCATGACAATCTATGGTCAAATTCTTATAGCACTGATGAATGTCCTCAAAATTTAACATATGTCTGTGGAGACCAAGAAAATGAGATCATATACGCTTTCGGAAGACAGGAAGATCCAAATTTCCAGCAAGGATTCGTTAGAAACATCACAACTAAACCTTTAAGTCCACAAAGTACGTCTGAAGACTTTAGACTTTATTTGGCAAATATGCAGCATCTTCAAAACGCGTCGAGCGTATTAACTAGACAACAATTAAGAGACTTAAATGACGTATTTCAGAATGGATATTCTAAAGTTAAATGTCATAGTGCGACGGAAGGGCAGCATTGCTGTTCTAATAAAGTTGATGCTGATTTGACAAAGGAAAACCCTCAGATGATGATACCTGACGTATCGCATCCTTGTTCGGAATACCAGAAAACTTTGCTAAGGAATTTACATCAGGAGTTTTGGGACATGCCGACAAACTTTCAGGAGAAGCCGATAGTTTCTGGGTCTCATCCGAAGAATAGATATAAGACTATTTTGCCGAATGAGCATTCGAGGTTTATACTGAAGTCTGATGCGGCGATGGCTGGCGAAGGATACATTAATGCCAATTTTATTAAG GGGCATGAATACACAAAGAACTGCTACATCGCCACTCAAGGCCCTCTCCAGAACACGGTTTACGATTTCTGGAAGATGGTGCATCAGAACTGCTCCCATACTACCTCCCAAGGCATCCAGAAAGTTGTCATGCTAACAAACTTCATAGAGAACAATCGACAGAAGTGCGAAAAATACTTCCCGTTAGAAATAAATGAAGAAATGGTCTTCAAATGTCCAGATTCAGAAGTGGGATCGAGCTTCAAAATCAAAAACACAGGTCTTATCAAAAAGCCTGGTTATACTATTCGGAACTTAAATGTGTGTTGTGAAAATGAATCAGTGACGGTGTACCATTATTGGTTCCATAATTGGGCGGACCATAAGTGCCCTAAAGATGTGAACGCGCTCTTAAATTTAAGTTTAGACGTTTTAAAAGAAACTACGTACAGTTTTGATGATAGTGACAGTGATTTGTGTCAGTGTGCGAGTCCGAAGAAGGATTCCAAGTTTGTGTTTCCACCTTCGGATGACTCTGTAGATGTAAGTGTAAGTGTATCAACTCCTATAGACTTTAGTAAAGAAAATATGTCACCGGCGACCATAGTTCACTGTTCTGCAGGTATTGGTCGTACAGGGTGTCTTATAGCTATTCTTAACGGTATAAAACAGCTAAGTATAGAACAGAAGGTTGATGTGCTGGGTATAGTTTGCAATATGAGGTTGAATCGAGGGGGTATGGTGCAGAATTCAGAACAATATGAACTCATACATAAAGTACTATGCGTTTTTGAACAGACATGCTTACCAAGCTTATAG